In Cotesia glomerata isolate CgM1 linkage group LG8, MPM_Cglom_v2.3, whole genome shotgun sequence, the sequence GCCGGACGATAATTTTCGCCCGATTATCAAGCGGAACCGCCGGTTGAACGCCTGTGGGCACTTTATCAAGTGTCTTTTCTGCGGGTTAGTAATTTGacgtttattaaaattattttgcattaaaattaaaatttcgcGCCCTCTGATGTGAAAGATATCGATACTGTCAtctcgattaatttttatacggtaattgataaataattaaataaattatctgtaaaaattaatttagcaggtttaatgattaaaaaaaatttttttttaaataaatgactaaaaaaaaatttgacatgtaaaaattaaaaacaattaaaaattcagatttgtaaaaataattttttgaaaaaaatgctaattttaatgtcattaatttttaaattcaataagtgaattttttttccataattcaaaaagtaaaaaattatttttctagaaaaaaataaaaattttaattaaaattgaaactttttttttgcatcaatttattttgcctaaaaaaatttgataggtGTCAgctgatttttcaatttaataaataatttaataaattatttgtgaaaattaatttagcaggtgtttaataattaaaatttttttttttttaaataaattgttacacaaaaactttgacatgtaaaaaattaaaaattcagtttttttaaaataattaaaaaaaaaaaatgctaaaattaatgtcattaattttttaatttattgagtgaatttttttttaataattctaaaattgaaaaattattttccaagaaaaaaataaaaatttttattaaaaatgcaattctttttcatttttttacatcagtttattttgcaataaaaaatttgacaggTGTCAgctgatttttcaatttaataaattatctgtggaaattaatttagcagatgtttgatattaaaaaaaaaattatttttttaaataaattactacaaaataattttgacttgtaaaaatgaaaaaaaatgaaaaattcagttttttaaaaataattttttgaaaaaatgctaaaattaatgtcattaattttttaatttattgagtgaatttttttttaataattctaaaattaaaaaattattttccaagaaaaaaataaaaatttttattaaaaatgcaattttttttcatttttttacctcaatttattttgcaataaaaaatttgacaggTGTCAGCTgagtttttcaatttaataaattatctgaaaattaatttgcagatatttgataattaaaaaaatttttttcaataaattactatgaaaattaaagtagcagatatttaataaattttagaattttttaagaaagaaattagtgtaaaaaaaattagaaataaaaaattaacatgtagaaatttcaaaaaattaaaaatgcaattttttaaaaataattttttggaagaaatttttttgttaaataaaattaaaaaattagtgaagtGACTGATAACTTTAATGTCGTTAAattactacaaaaaaatttaacatgtaaaaataaaaaaaaaatttttaaatagttttttggtaaaaatcttaattttaatgacattaattttttgaatttattgagtgaatttctttttaataattcaaaaatttaaaaattattttatataaaaaaaaaataaaaattctaattaaaagtgaaattttttgcatcaaattattttgcaataaaaaatttgacagatGTCAgctgatttttcaattttataaatgatttaataaatcgaGTATTAAAGTATCGATATTAGCATGACGCACTTTGAAAAGCAAAAACATGAATGGCTACAGTGTATGTCACGGATGCTatactaaaattattgttactatGTATGTCAGTCTCAGCCAGTGTCAATTGTCAATAAATGACTAATTCTCTTGTTCTACTactttatctatttttaatactttaattgtCTGTTTATCGTTTATTTTTGGCGTTGTTATCTATTTAATTAGGCTTAACGCGGTCTATtatcataatagtagtaatgTAAGTGGTTGGAaacaagaaataaataaataagaatggAAAATCAAAGTAACGTTATCAGAACGTCCAAGGAAGACATTCCTTTGATAACAAAACCACGAAATGCCGGATCGTGGGCAAGgtgatttgttttatttattttttcaggcctctattttttttattaaaaattttatgtgaatttttaataagtattaATCGTATGATTGTAAAATagacaacaaaaaaattttgatattttttatttttatgacactgatattttttagtagttaaaaaaatcaattgctacaaaaaaagatattttttttttattaaatttgaaattttatttgaaacaatttaaaaatttagataaatttttaaacgtctgttattttattattttaagacagtagtttgaaaatttactgaTTATTGGTTTGCAGATGCTGTACATGGATGTGGAGAAGATGTCGGCGGGAACGAGAGTACAAGTCAAGGACAATCCACCTCGGAATGCCTATGACGGAGAAGTTTCCTACAAATGTCATCAGAAATCAGAAATATAACATCATTACTTTTTTACCACTAGTAagctttttaactttttatagtttatataattatgagaataaggaaaattttttccaatgtGGATTTATGTGGAATGCTGGACTTAactatgaaaacaaaaattaattttaaaaaaattaattaccaaaaaattattttgaaaaattattttcaactaGCAACcgtgtgaactataaataaataaaattttgttctattaaataatgacttttgtgaaattgcactgtactttcttaaatattgacgtttttaacttaaagatataaactcatcccgatgttacactcatcaagaggtttcatttgagtacccacatgcatttttgatatatttttcatatatacatatatatcatatatatgaatatatgaaaaattgatgtgggtactcaaatgaaaagtctcgatgagtgtaatgtcagggtgagcttaaatctttaaaaatgtcaatagttcacaagatacaaggtcatttcttaattattaacatttttaaagattagtgtctctaatattattattaaagatattttcatgaccgattgtatatatatatatatatatatatatatatatatatatatatatatatatatatatatatatatatatataatgaaagttTCATGTCATCTTGGTCAAATGACTAGTGGATCTAATTCAAGCCGAGAGATGGACACTTCCATCTTCCCTATTGGTCGAGAGACATCCTCTCTGTACATAAGTTCGATGGAAATCCATCAAACTTTAATACTAGTAAAGCtcttcaaatgaaaggtcttaatgagtgtaacatcgggatgagcttatatctttaaaaatgtcaattaagtcacaagatacaaggtcatttcttaattattaacatttttaaagatataagctcattctgatgatacactcatcaagagctttcatttgagtacctacatgtattttgatatattttttatgtatacatatatataaatatatgaaaaattgatgtgggtactcaaatgaaaggtcttgatgggtgtaacatcgggttaagcttatatctttaaaaatgtcaatagttcacaagatacaaggtcatttcttaattattgatatttttaaacatataagctcatcccgatgttacactcatcgagacctttcatttgaatacccacatggcattttttatatattttatatttttgaagtatatgtaatatataaaatatattaaaaatttgatgtgggtactcaaatgaaaggtctcgatgagtgtagcatcgggatgagcttatatctttgaaaatgtcaatagtttacaagatacaaggtcatttcttaattatgtatctagagatagagaattttcgaatgcagcctaaatacttatcataataaattgactattggtaagaataatatgaaaccttgaaaaggctcaaattcaagtcaagacctttgcaatgacactaaatttcactaaaaaaaaaactgattttatcatataactatcctggataaaatttttgttattctcttaataatatagataaattaattattaatttttattaattactaaaatattaatatttttctaataaaaatttattttttccaggTATTATTCCAACAATTCAAATTCTTCTTGAACCTGTACTTTCTAATAATGGCAAGCTCGCAGTTCATCCCAGAAATAAGAATCGGGTATCTATACACCTACTGGGGGCCACTGTGCTTCGTCTTATCAGTAACAATCTGCCGAGAGGCAGTGGACGACTACCGGCGCTACAAAAGAGACAAAGAGATAAACAACCAGAAGTACCAGCGCCTGCTCCGAGGAACAGACCAGCCGGAACTGGTGCCTAGCTCCAAGCTGAAGGTCGGGGACATGATAGTAGTCGAGAAAGGCCAGAGAGTACCAGCAGACTTGGTGCTGCTTAGAACCACCGAGAAGTCCGGAGCTTGTTTCGTGAGAACGGACCAACTGGACGGAGAGACTGACTGGAAGTTGCGGCTGGCGGTGCCTCAGACCCAAAAGCTGGATCACGACAGCCAATTATTCGACATAAAAGCCAGCCTTTATGTGGAGAAACCCCAGAAGGACATCCACGGGTTCATCGGGACGTTCACCCGCGAGGACGAAGGTACTAACGAGGAGAGTCTCGGGGTGGACAACACCCTCTGGGCAAACACAGCTGTAGCTTCTGGGTCAGCTCTAGGAATTGTTGTCTACACTGGACAGGAGACCCGGTCGCTGATGAATCATTCGGCGCCCAGGTCCAAGATCGGGCTGCTGGACAGAGAAATCAACCAGCTGACCAAGGTCCTCTTCTGCGCGGTGATAGGCCTTTCTCTGGTGATGATGTGTCTCAAGGGATTCGGTGGGCCTTGGTATTGCTACATGTTCCGGTTTGTTCTGCTCTTCTCTTATATTATCCCCATCAGCTTGCGCATCAACCTCGACATGGGAAAGACCTTCTATGCCTGGACTATTCAGCGAGATAAGGAGATCGCCGGGACTGTGGTAAGAATACGGATGTAAAGCAAAGCATGTGCTCGTTAATTGAttaactagaaaaattttaaaaattttaaaacttgaccaaaaaatgaccgaaaaatttttgaaaaaaaaaaaatattatttttaaagaaattattaattttaattcatttgtattcgttttatttaattttaattaatttacaagcatTTATAGAATTGGTGACGGTCATTTTCTATCTAAATAGTTGAGCAAGCCAGATTTGTTCATTGCcgtcagaatttttaaaaaattttatgttcgTATTGATAGatatggtaaatatttacaagtgaaccattttcattttcatttttttttaatgaaatttatatttgattttattgatatattttttttttgaaaaatacataaaaaaatgaacaattaaaaaaaaaatgttgattatgacaattttaacaaattttcaaaaaatttataaattttttaaaaaattgtgatattcaatttttttttttctatttcgtttttttatttacttttcaaaaaaaatatataaaaaaaaaaataaaatagaaattttatccaaaaacatgaggctaaaatttttttcaacttttcaaggcgaaaaagctatcgaaatctttatttcgAGCATTTGCTCGTCAATATTTCGTGATTTGACCAAAGTTAAAAATGACCGTCATTTCGTATCACTAGGTAAGGACCACGACTATTCCTGAAGAACTAGGAAGGATTTCTTATTTGCTGAGCGATAAAACTGGAACTTTGACGCAGAACAAGATGGTTTTTAAGAAACTACACCTGGGAACTGCTTCCTATGGCCAGGAGACCTTTGATGAGATCACTAGTGTCCTCAAGAATTATTATCCGGTGGGTGGAGAAAATTCACCCTCAAAGACGACCTTGAATCGCGGGAAGGTCAGGAGGAGTGAAAGCACCAGGATTTATGAAGCTGTTCATGCGCTGGCGCTTTGTCATAATGTTACGCCGGTTTATGATGATGTTAATAAACAGGTTAGTTgggagtttttaataattaataataattattatgatgaaaaaattattcgtttatttttaaaatgatttattaattttttgataattatttacaagtgaggTCAACCCCATTTTTGGCCgtagaaaatttcttttttaaattgttcgttttttttatgtattttaaaaaaaaaaaaagtatatgaaaaacatcaaaaaaataaaatttgataaataaagatatttcaattaaaaaaaaaaaaaaaaaaattatatttatttatattatatttatgctatatagtatttatattatacatatatatatatatatacatatatatatatatatatatatatatatatatatatagcatatatatatatatatatatgctatatatatatagcatatatatatatatatatatatatatatatatatatatatatatatacattataatatataatatcatataacatcatataatgttataatattattattattattattattattattattattattatattctaatatatatttaatttacaagcatgtacGGAATACACTCACATACCATGCTTGTAAAGGTGAACCCTAGGAACtccgccgtccatcttacggcattaaaaacatcaaaacatcaaaaattgaaattttatttaaaaacatgaaagccaatattttttctaacttttaaAGACAAAAAAGCTATTGaagtctttattttttcttttcacgacattttttatcataaatgcaccgtaaaaacaagtagaataaaaaaaattttaaatgttgatTTTTCACTTAGTTATGGTCCaaaattacctttttttttatagcaaattaAATGTTGatttagcaaaaaatttttttttatttatttgtcattttttaagttttggttgattttattgatgatCAAATTGAGAGTCCAAACAATTTTATCATCTTAATtggaattgatttttttttacatagtACAAGTAATAAGATATAGTACaagtagataaaaatataattgtttaacTCTCTCGGACactaatagaaaaattaacttgattacagtaaaatattttttaacaaaaaagataattttgaattgagtaaaaaaattgtttaatgaatttttgataattttacgttatttaaaaatttttatttttaattaaatttaattaaaagtataccataaaattcaaataaattattttaattgaagtaattCAAGAGAATCAAACCTTTTAAAATGATCTTTTTGAGTCAAAACTTCTTCGTTTTTAcatcaagtcaattttttataagtacacTGATGAAAGAATTTGGAAATAATTTATGAGctctattaaattttgataatttatttttcaatacatgatgtattaattttattttgatgatgtattaaaaaatttagtagatatttattaacagttaataaattattctatcagtatatttaaaataaaaaatgactaatttttttttaaaataataattaacttaaaaaaaagtagtgatataaaaataatactcattttccaaaaaatttctaaattaaaaaaatactttaataatttttgtgaaaaaattattgattaaaaaaaagttctaattttattgaaaaatttttaattagatatttgtatttttttttcttttaatgagtaattatgaaaaaatataaaattataaaaaaaaatactaattttttacaaaacttaaaaatcaaaatatttcagtaatttttgtaaaaaaattataaatagaaaatttgattaaaaaatcagcgattagataaaattataaattactagcAGTCCACCCCGGCTTCGCAcgggtatttaacaaaaatttcaacattaattatgatgtaatatagcctatgtcacccggggatagtgtagcttcccaacagtgaaagaatttttcgaatcggttcagtagtttcggagcctattcaatgcaaacaaacaaacaatcaaatctttcctctttacaatattagtatagataattgatttttaaaaaataattattttaaaaaaattactaattaaaaaaaaaactaacttaattatctaaaaaaaaaaaatttccagctgGACACCGTGAGCGTAGAAACAACAGAAACAGAAACCGGTTCAATCCAAAGCCAAACCGAGTCCGACCGTCACTACTACCCCGAGCAGCAGCGAAACTACCAAGCCTCAAGCCCCGACGAAGTAGCCCTAGTCCGGTGGACGGAAGACATCGGCCTCACACTGTTCAGCCGCGACCGGACCTCAATGCAACTAAAAGCGATCAACGGTCAAATCCTGTCCTTCACAATCCTCCAAGTCTTTCCCTTCACCTCCGAGACAAAGCGCATGGGAATAATCGTAAAAGACCTATCAACCTCCGAAATAATGTTCTACCTAAAAGGCGCGGACGTAGTAATGTCCGGAATAGTCCAGTACAACGACTGGATGGACGAGGAGTGCGGAAACATGGCGCGAGAGGGTCTCCGGACTCTAGTCTTCGCCAAGAAGCACCTGACCGAGGACCAGTACCTAGACTTCGAAACTCGCTATAACGCAGCTCGTTGCGCCATGAACGACAGACCAACCCGCGTAGCGGCAGTGATCGAGTCTCTAGAGCGCGAGATGGAGCTCATCTGCGTTACTGGAGTCGAAGACCGTCTCCAGGAGCGAGTCCGCCCGACTTTGGAGCTTCTTCGCAATGCTGGGATCAAAATCTGGATGCTAACCGGGGACAAGCTTGAAACCGCGACTTGCATCGCTAAATCTTCTAGGTTAGTGTCCAGAAATCAAAGCTTGCACGTGTTCAAGTCCGTGGTTTCAAGGACAGACGCTCATCTTGAGCTTAATACCTTCCGCAAGAAGCAAGACTGCGCTCTAGTGATCGGTGGAGATTCTCTAGAAGTATGTCTTCAATATTACCAGCAAGAATTCATGGAATTAGCTTGTGGGTCTCCAGCAGTTGTTTGCTGCCGCTGTTCTCCAACCCAAAAAGCTGATGTGGTGAAATTAATCCAGAGCCACACTCAGAAAAGAACTGCTGCGGTTGGAGACGGAGGGAATGATGTGTCAATGATCCAAGCAGCTGACGCAGGAATTGGGATTGAAGGTCTAGAAGGAAGACAAGCTTCCTTAGCAGCTGACTTTTCTATCTCGCAGTTCAGCCACTTGTCCAACCTGCTAATAGTCCACGGAAGAAGAAGCTACAAGCGCTCCGCAGCGCTGAGCCAGTTTGTAATCCACCGAGGGTTAATAATCTCCACAATGcaagctgttttttcggctgTGTTCTACCTCTCCAGTGTCGCCCTCTACCAGGGGTTCCTGATAGTAGGCTACGCAACGCTCTTCACTATGTTCCCTGTGTTCTCATTGGTGCTTGATAAAGACGTGAGTAGAGAAGTCGCTATAAGGTTCCCGGAACTGTACAAGGAACTCAGTAAAGGACGAAGTTTGTCCTACAAGACTTTCTTTATGTGGGTCTTGATTAGTATTTATCAGGGAGGTGTTATTATGTATGGAGCATTGGTTATGTTTGAGGACGAGTTCATTCATATTGTGGCGATTAGTTTTTCTGCGTTAGTGCTAACAGAACTCATTATGGTGGCGCTGACGATAAGAACTTGGCATCATATTATGGTTCTAGCGGAGTTTTTGTCTCTAGCGCTTTATCTGCTGAGCTTGTTTGTTCTCAAGGACTTTGATAGTGATTTTATTACTACGACGGATTTTCTCTGGAAGGTCTTGGTTATCACCCTGGTTTCTTGCTTGCCgctttatattttaaagttcTTGAGGAAGAAATTTTCACCGCCTAGTTATTCTAAGTTGTCGTGAATTTTGGGGTGGAGAGTGTATATTGGAAGATTTGAGGGAAAATAGAGTGGAAAATGTTtttaagttatgaaaaatttatatttttataagagaataagaaaaattttttcggttttttgagttaaatttagtGTCAGAGCAAAGGTCGAATTTGTGCCtcaaggttttatatcatttttactaatagtcaatttattatgatagtTAGGCTGAAAactctctagatacataagaaattaccttgtatcttgagaacgattaacatttttaaagatataagctcatgtTGATGTTatgctcatcgagacctttaatttgagtacccacatcaatttttcatatattttatatatttggtatttgtaaaatatatataatatatgaaaatttgatgtggatactcaaataaaaggtctcgataagtgtaatgtcggggtgagcttatatctttaaaaatgttaataattaagaaatgaccttgtatcttgagaattattgacatttttaaaaatataagctcaccccgacattacactcatcgagacctttcatttgagtacccacatcaattttttatatattttatatatcatatatatttcacaaatatcataaataaaatatataaaaaatgccatgtgggtactcaaatgaaagatcttgatgagtgtaacgtcgggatgaccttatatgtttaaaaaaatcaataattaagaaatgacctagtATCTtgagaattattgacatttttaaaaatataagctcacctcgacattacactcatcgagagctttcatttgagtacccacatcaaattttcatatattttatatatttcataaataccatatatatgaaatatataaagaatGCCTTGTGGGTATTCagatgaaaggtcttgatgagtgtaacatcaggatgagcttatatcttaaaaaatgtcaataattaagaaattacagtatcctgaaaactattgacatttttaaagatataagctcacctcgacattacactcatcgatacctttcatttgagtacccacatcaaattttcatatattttatatatcatatatatttcacaaataccatatatataaaatttataaaaaatgccatgtgggtattcaattgaaagatcttgatgattgtaacatcgggatgagcttatttctttaaaaacgtcaatagttaagaaaatacagtgcaacttaacaaaagtcattattaataaagcaaaattttatttattaatagttaacaagtcacggcagtcacatagtgactgcaagtttgatagtaatttttattttataataattttaatgaaataatataaatttttcataactttaaaattttttccgagtcTATTTTTTCTGATTACCACATTGTAAATACTGGAGATCGTGTCGCGTTACAGACGCTGTGAGGAtgttttagattattttatgacatgaatttttttttttttttctcaaccagataagaattaaaagggattgttgatttttaattgatttaatttgtaaaaaaatatttttaagttttagaaTTTGACATCTTTACTGCTACTGTAACACGgcacaatatttatttatatttttaataaactattaaaaaataatcttaaactttttttttaaatatgtatttttacaaaaaaaatccgcATCATtcctcaaaaataaaatttttaaaattccactatccttgataaatatttaaaataaagaatgatGATACTTTTCATAcctgtaacaaaaaaatagatGTGATAAgacaaaactaaaaattgttaacttatagtttttttttatttaaataaaataacatttgcTTTATTATGTACTTTATAATTGCATTgaataaagtaatttattaaatctaattatttacctgttatttttacattatttatttatacataata encodes:
- the LOC123270249 gene encoding probable phospholipid-transporting ATPase IIB isoform X1, with protein sequence MRLEEMPLRMTTEDRERDFEMDDETDYLIQPDDNFRPIIKRNRRLNACGHFIKCLFCGCCTWMWRRCRREREYKSRTIHLGMPMTEKFPTNVIRNQKYNIITFLPLVLFQQFKFFLNLYFLIMASSQFIPEIRIGYLYTYWGPLCFVLSVTICREAVDDYRRYKRDKEINNQKYQRLLRGTDQPELVPSSKLKVGDMIVVEKGQRVPADLVLLRTTEKSGACFVRTDQLDGETDWKLRLAVPQTQKLDHDSQLFDIKASLYVEKPQKDIHGFIGTFTREDEGTNEESLGVDNTLWANTAVASGSALGIVVYTGQETRSLMNHSAPRSKIGLLDREINQLTKVLFCAVIGLSLVMMCLKGFGGPWYCYMFRFVLLFSYIIPISLRINLDMGKTFYAWTIQRDKEIAGTVVRTTTIPEELGRISYLLSDKTGTLTQNKMVFKKLHLGTASYGQETFDEITSVLKNYYPVGGENSPSKTTLNRGKVRRSESTRIYEAVHALALCHNVTPVYDDVNKQLDTVSVETTETETGSIQSQTESDRHYYPEQQRNYQASSPDEVALVRWTEDIGLTLFSRDRTSMQLKAINGQILSFTILQVFPFTSETKRMGIIVKDLSTSEIMFYLKGADVVMSGIVQYNDWMDEECGNMAREGLRTLVFAKKHLTEDQYLDFETRYNAARCAMNDRPTRVAAVIESLEREMELICVTGVEDRLQERVRPTLELLRNAGIKIWMLTGDKLETATCIAKSSRLVSRNQSLHVFKSVVSRTDAHLELNTFRKKQDCALVIGGDSLEVCLQYYQQEFMELACGSPAVVCCRCSPTQKADVVKLIQSHTQKRTAAVGDGGNDVSMIQAADAGIGIEGLEGRQASLAADFSISQFSHLSNLLIVHGRRSYKRSAALSQFVIHRGLIISTMQAVFSAVFYLSSVALYQGFLIVGYATLFTMFPVFSLVLDKDVSREVAIRFPELYKELSKGRSLSYKTFFMWVLISIYQGGVIMYGALVMFEDEFIHIVAISFSALVLTELIMVALTIRTWHHIMVLAEFLSLALYLLSLFVLKDFDSDFITTTDFLWKVLVITLVSCLPLYILKFLRKKFSPPSYSKLS
- the LOC123270249 gene encoding probable phospholipid-transporting ATPase IIB isoform X2, whose amino-acid sequence is MENQSNVIRTSKEDIPLITKPRNAGSWARCCTWMWRRCRREREYKSRTIHLGMPMTEKFPTNVIRNQKYNIITFLPLVLFQQFKFFLNLYFLIMASSQFIPEIRIGYLYTYWGPLCFVLSVTICREAVDDYRRYKRDKEINNQKYQRLLRGTDQPELVPSSKLKVGDMIVVEKGQRVPADLVLLRTTEKSGACFVRTDQLDGETDWKLRLAVPQTQKLDHDSQLFDIKASLYVEKPQKDIHGFIGTFTREDEGTNEESLGVDNTLWANTAVASGSALGIVVYTGQETRSLMNHSAPRSKIGLLDREINQLTKVLFCAVIGLSLVMMCLKGFGGPWYCYMFRFVLLFSYIIPISLRINLDMGKTFYAWTIQRDKEIAGTVVRTTTIPEELGRISYLLSDKTGTLTQNKMVFKKLHLGTASYGQETFDEITSVLKNYYPVGGENSPSKTTLNRGKVRRSESTRIYEAVHALALCHNVTPVYDDVNKQLDTVSVETTETETGSIQSQTESDRHYYPEQQRNYQASSPDEVALVRWTEDIGLTLFSRDRTSMQLKAINGQILSFTILQVFPFTSETKRMGIIVKDLSTSEIMFYLKGADVVMSGIVQYNDWMDEECGNMAREGLRTLVFAKKHLTEDQYLDFETRYNAARCAMNDRPTRVAAVIESLEREMELICVTGVEDRLQERVRPTLELLRNAGIKIWMLTGDKLETATCIAKSSRLVSRNQSLHVFKSVVSRTDAHLELNTFRKKQDCALVIGGDSLEVCLQYYQQEFMELACGSPAVVCCRCSPTQKADVVKLIQSHTQKRTAAVGDGGNDVSMIQAADAGIGIEGLEGRQASLAADFSISQFSHLSNLLIVHGRRSYKRSAALSQFVIHRGLIISTMQAVFSAVFYLSSVALYQGFLIVGYATLFTMFPVFSLVLDKDVSREVAIRFPELYKELSKGRSLSYKTFFMWVLISIYQGGVIMYGALVMFEDEFIHIVAISFSALVLTELIMVALTIRTWHHIMVLAEFLSLALYLLSLFVLKDFDSDFITTTDFLWKVLVITLVSCLPLYILKFLRKKFSPPSYSKLS